CTTAATTTAAACTtaactaactatcgataacctaatccgttccgcgacatCCCCACCCCCGTGAAGCAGCCGCATTCACCACATCCAGGACAGCTAACTTCGAAGCGGGACGCATTATAGTCTTGGCTCGATCGTTAGTCCGCACTGCCGCTCGACGAGGTACTCCATCTCTTCCGGTGAACACCTCTTCCACGACGCCTCGTTTCCACTCCCTTCGTGGTATGGCAGGATCACAGATGAACACCAGGTCTCCTCGGCGAATTGGCTCGACGTGCTTGCACCATCTCTCCCTGCGCACAAGTGTAGGCAGGTACTCATGCACCCATCTCTTCCAGAAACGGTCCCGCATCATCCTCGCTATGCGCCACTGCTTCCTGGTAGCGCATCTCACGACCTCCTGTCCGTCATCCTTGGGAAGGTCTGGAAGATCGGGTGCTCCCTTCAGCAAATCGTTGGGTGTCAGTGGAGCCTCCTGGTCCACCGTCACTGGTAGATGAGTGAGCGGACGAGAGTTCACTATGCTCTCCGCCTCAATCAGCAGGTTCTCCAGTACGTGCTCCTTGGGCGCAAGTTCTTTCATTGTGTGCGCCAGCACCTTCTTCACACACTGCACCATCCTTTCCCAGGCGCCACCCTCAGCTGGGTTCGCCGGGCAATTGAAGACCCATTCGACTCCTTTGGACGACAGCTCGCCCTGGATCTGTGCAGGCTCGAACACTTCGCTGAACCTCCTGGCTTCGCGGTCGGCTCCAACGAAGTTCTTCCCATTATCGCTCCTAATCCTGACGACGGGTCCACGTCGGCACATAAAGTTTCTCATGGCGATTATACAGGAATCGGTGGACAAATCGTGAGCAGCCACCCACCTCTTCTCCGTGCGTCGTCCAACCGTCA
The window above is part of the Drosophila ananassae strain 14024-0371.13 chromosome 4 unlocalized genomic scaffold, ASM1763931v2 tig00000054, whole genome shotgun sequence genome. Proteins encoded here:
- the LOC116655080 gene encoding uncharacterized protein LOC116655080 — its product is MGPLPEDRLEANGWPFKFTGLDYFGPLFVTVGRRTEKRWVAAHDLSTDSCIIAMRNFMCRRGPVVRIRSDNGKNFVGADREARRFSEVFEPAQIQGELSSKGVEWVFNCPANPAEGGAWERMVQCVKKVLAHTMKELAPKEHVLENLLIEAESIVNSRPLTHLPVTVDQEAPLTPNDLLKGAPDLPDLPKDDGQEVVRCATRKQWRIARMMRDRFWKRWVHEYLPTLVRRERWCKHVEPIRRGDLVFICDPAIPRREWKRGVVEEVFTGRDGVPRRAAVRTNDRAKTIMRPASKLAVLDVVNAAASRGWGCRGTD